A window from Kwoniella newhampshirensis strain CBS 13917 chromosome 3, whole genome shotgun sequence encodes these proteins:
- a CDS encoding protein PNS1: MSAAQYYQGGNDNGYPQQQTGGYPQQPAQAYGQDRQQTAYAPPPGPPYGQQQQQPYGQQQQGYAPPPGGPPPQPTNYGMKPSQPYAATNPETNGQPNYQYQDTAPFSQADEKTGQRLNPRKRLNDPIPLALFIAAIAGWAVVSAIAIKSFVDVNGLGGGFGSSGIGRTGTSVTLDYHTVYLLLVVCGLGLVIAALYLMLVRAFTRIIIEVTLALSVLLNIGICIYYFYIKYWSGAIIFLVIALLSVFFYWSMRKRIPLAKLLLQVTIDITKHHPSVYLVVLLGLLFQAALSVWYSFTCIAIYVKWTPGSAACTGTSCSSAKVAGLIFYSTFAYLWTSQVVANVVLCTLAGGIFGGWYYYGPRVPEGTGLPKRATLKAFIRSSTLSLGSIAFGSLIVTILELIRLILQAVQQYEAGQGDTIGAIVACCAQCCVGCIEGMIQWFNKSLYGKSYIPAAKDTWTLLKDRGVDALVNDSLVGTALMWGAYVNGFLCAVLGYLYLRFTHPSYNSDGQYSAPVILFSFLIGLNEGQCISSAIDAGVSTIFVGLGEDPMVLAERSPALFEMIRQTYPRVVEGVPRH; encoded by the exons ATGAGCGCTGCCCAGTATTACCAAGGAGGAAACGATAATGGGTATCCTCAGCAACAGACCGGTGGATACCCTCAACAACCAGCACAAGCGTATGGCCAAGATCGTCAACAAACAGCTTATGCTCCTCCACCAGGACCGCCGTATGgacagcaacagcaacaaccGTAtggacaacaacaacaaggaTATGCACCTCCCCCAGGAGGACCACCACCTCAACCGACCAACTATGGTATGAAACCTTCTCAACCTTATGCAGCTACCAATCCGGAGACGAACGGGCAACCGAACTACCAGTATCAAGATACTGCGCCGTTCTCGCAAGCGGACGAGAAGACGGGACAGAGACTCAATCCCAGAAAGAGATTGAACGACCCGATCCCGTTGGCTTTATTCATTGCGGCGATCGCTGGATGGGCGGTGGTCTCTGCTATTGCGATCAAGAGTTTTGTCGACGTCAACGGTTTAGGTGGTGGATTTGGAAGTAGTGGAATCGGTAGAACCGGAACAAGCGTGACATTGGACTA TCACACAGtctatcttcttcttgtgGTCTGTGGATTAGgtctcgtcatcgctgcGCTGTATctcatg CTCGTTCGGGCGTTCACaaggatcatcatcgaggTCACTTTGGCGTTATCGGTCCTGCTCAATATCGGTATCTGCATCT ACTATTTCTACATCAAAT ACTGGTCCGGAGcaatcatcttcctggTTATTGCCCTGTTGTCTGTATTCTTCTACTGGTCTATGCGCAAGAG GATTCCACTCGCTAAATTGCTGCTGCAAGTCACCATCGATATCACCAAGCATCATCCCTCGGTATACCTTGTCGTCCTGCTCGGTCTTCTATTCCAAGCTGCACTATCGGTCTGGTACTCTTTCACTTGCATCGCCATTTACGTCAAGTGGACTCCAGGCAGTGCAG CTTGCACTGGCACCAGCTGTTCTTCTGCCAAGGTCGCTGGTCTGATTTTCTACTCCACCTTTGCTTATCTCTGGACATCTCAAGTCGTCGCAAATGTCGTGCTCTGTACTCTGGCAGGAGGTATCTTCGGAG GTTGGTATTACTACGGCCCACGAGTACCAGAGGGTACTGGGCTTCCCAAACGTGCAACTCTCAAGGCCTTCATTCGATCTTCTACTCTGTCGCTGGGGTCCATCGCCTTCGGTAGTTTGATCGTGACGATTCTGGAATTGATCAGATTAATCTTGCAAGCTGTCCAACAGTACGAGGCGGGCCAAGGAGATA CTATTGGTGCCATTGTTGCTTGTTGT GCACAATGCTGCGTTGGGTGCATCGAGGGTATGATCCAGTGGTTCAACAAAT CCCTCTACGGCAAGTCTTATATCCCTGCGGCAAAGGACACTTGGACCCTTCTCAAGGACAGAGGTGTCGATGCTTTGGTCAACGACTCACTCGTTGGCACTG CCCTCATGTGGGGAGCATATGTCAACGGTTTCTTGTGTGCGGTTCTTGGCTATCTTTACCTCAGAT TCACCCACCCATCGTACAACTCTGACGGTCAATATTCCGC TCCTGtcattctcttctcattccTCATCGGTCTGAATGAGGGTCAATGTATCAGCAGCGCTATC GATGCGGGAGTGTCGACCATCTTCGTTGGTCTTGGTGAAGACCCTAT GGTCCTCGCCGAGCGAAGTCCGGCACTGTTCGAGATGATTCGACAGACTTATCCTCGAGTGGTGGAGGGTGTCCCGAGGCATTAA
- a CDS encoding S-adenosylmethionine decarboxylase proenzyme encodes MTTNDPTHHDEVIVPSSAPATSPGPFEGPEKLLEVWFAPSLDQLPDVPESSLTGGLRARAAREEGEKWKGLRRVPREVWEEMLDIVKCKVLSVVEGEELDAYLLSESSLFVAPHLLILKTCGTTLNLLGLYRIIEIARAYCGYTNVWRCFYSRKSFFFPERQQGPHRDWRDEVDFLDKVFGTAGSAYTVGPMNRDHWLLYLTSPNTQPLLPSDSSPSSSLTIAPPPPPPPPPTAIPPTKYQDTTLEILMSYMDPAAREPFFHTGSQTSSTPGHELGQIISSKLGIDELFPKEETTLDSFGFDPCGYSANAVIGTGMPEASHVPGRPGGGYFTIHVTPEEGWSYASFECNVPLPITSTSTKPPRVDGRPTLQRLIRNVVGIFQPCRLSITLFVSTTASGSGDETSSILGASEIETRAWQSFGTDLLGKDFVRKDRIGYEFDGYDLVFACFEKKGWVEPKREKIPEEVL; translated from the exons ATGACCACTAACGACCCGACTCACCACGACGAGGTCATCGTGCCTTCTTCCGCTCCAGCAACGTCTCCAGGACCTTTCGAAGGTCCAGAAAAGCTACTCGAAGTATGGTTCGCACCTTCCCTCGACCAACTTCCCGATGTGCCCGAGTCGAGTTTGACGGGAGGACttcgagcgagagcagcgagggaggaaggcgagaaGTGGAAAGGGTTGAGAAGGGTGCCCAGAGAAGTGTGGGAGGAAATGTTGGATATCGTCAAATGTAAGGTGTTGAGTGTGgttgaaggtgaagagTTGGATGCGTATCTTCTCAG CGAATCATCACTGTTCGTTGCGCCCCACCTCCTGATCCTCAAAACGTGCGGGACAACTCTCAACCTCTTGGGACTTTACCGCATCATCGAGATCGCTCGAGCGTACTGTGGCTACACCAACGTCTGGCGATGTTTCTACTCCAGAAaatctttcttcttccccgaGCGTCAGCAGGGTCCACACCGAGACTGGAGGGACGAGGTGGACTTCTTGGACAAGGTCTTCG GCACCGCTGGATCTGCATACACTGTTGGACCTATGAACCGTGACCATTGGCTTCTCTACCTCACTTCACCCAACACACAAccgcttcttccctccgactcctcgccctcatcctctcttacgattgctcctcctcctcctcctccaccaccacctaCCGCCATACCGCCTACCAAGTACCAAGATACCACACTGGAAATCCTCATGTCTTACATGGATCCCGCTGCACGAGAACCCTTCTTTCATACAGGGAGCCAAACCTCTTCCACGCCAGGACACGAACTGGGCcagatcatctcgtccaagcTTGGCATAGACGAGTTGTTCCCCAAAGAGGAGACTACCCTCGACTCTTTCGGATTTGACCCATGCGGATATTCAGCCAACGCAGTCATTGGAACCGGTATGCCGGAAGCGTCTCACGTCCCTGGCAGACCTGGTGGAGGATACTTCACCATCCACGTCACacctgaagaaggatggtcATACGCTTCTTTCGAATGTAACGTTCCTCTCCCCATAACTTCGACCTCAACCAAACCGCCCAGGGTGGACGGTCGTCCTACCCTTCAGAGACTCATTCGAAACGTAGTCGGGATCTTCCAACCGTGCAGACTATCGATCACCCTTTTCGTCTCGACGACCGCCTCAGGATCAGGCGATGAGACATCGAGTATTCTGGGCGCGAGCGAGATCGAAACCAGGGCCTGGCAGAGTTTCGGGACGGATCTGCTGGGAAAAGATTTCGTCAGGAAGGATAGGATTGGATACGAATTCGATGGTTACGATCTGGTCTTCGCTTGCtttgagaagaagggctgGGTGGAaccgaagagggagaagattCCTGAAGAGGTCTTATGA